The genomic window ACCTCTGTGCGTCGGCGTCGTTGTCCCGGACAACGTTTACGCCCAGCATCACGAGGCCCTTGCCCTTGTACTGCTGGTAGATCTTTGCCAGAACGGGAGCCTCCCGTTGACAGTGCGGTCATTTGGAGTGGAAGAAATTGATCAGGACAGGCTTACCGCGAAAGTCCTTGAGCGCGACAGACTTTCCATCCAGGAGTGGGAGCGTAAAGTCCGG from Candidatus Methylomirabilis tolerans includes these protein-coding regions:
- a CDS encoding redoxin domain-containing protein, with amino-acid sequence PDFTLPLLDGKSVALKDFRGKPVLINFFHSK